The Physeter macrocephalus isolate SW-GA chromosome 13, ASM283717v5, whole genome shotgun sequence genome window below encodes:
- the LOC102973676 gene encoding LOW QUALITY PROTEIN: protein SET-like (The sequence of the model RefSeq protein was modified relative to this genomic sequence to represent the inferred CDS: inserted 1 base in 1 codon): MAPKHQSSLPPQAKKPKKMRLTPASRAEEISASPNLPKEEKEQQEEIEHIDEVQNEIDRRNEQASEKILKAEQKNNKLRQQFFQKRSELTAKIRNFGITTFVNNPQLSVLFVQEGDETLLYLITVEVTEFENIKSGYRIDFCFNEXPYFENKVLSKEFHLSESGDSSSKCTEIKKWKSRKDLVKSSSQTQNKASRKTQHEEPESFFTWFPDHSDAAADELREVIKDDIWPNPLQYYLVPDVDDEEWEEEDDDDVKEEEGLEDIDEERDEDKDEEDEDCEEEEKGEEDEGEDD, encoded by the exons ATGGCTCCCAAACACCAGTCTTCACTTCCACCTCAagcaaagaaaccaaagaaaatgaGACTGACTCCCGCCTCCAGAGCAGAGGAAATATCTGCTTCTCCAAACTtgccaaaggaagaaaaagaacagcaagaagAAATTGAACATATTGATGAAGTACAAAATGAAATAGACAGACGTAATGAACAAGCCAGCGAGAAGATTTTGAAAGCAGagcagaaaaataacaaactCCGCCAACAATTTTTTCAGAAGAGGTCAGAATTGACTGCCAAAATCCGAAATTTTGGTATAACAACATTTGTCAACAATCCACAATTGTCTGTACTGTTTGTGCAGGAGGGTGACGAGACGCTGCTTTATTTGATAACAGTTGAAGTaacagaatttgaaaatattaaatcagGTTATagaatagatttttgttttaatg aaccttactttgaaaataaagttctCTCCAAAGAATTTCATCTGAGTGAGAGTGGTGATTCATCTTCAAAGTGCACTGAAATCAAAAAATGGAAATCCAGAAAGGATCTGGTTAAAAGTTCAAGCCAAACGCAGAATAAAGCCAGCAGGAAGACACAACATGAGGAACCAGAGAGCTTCTTCACCTGGTTTCCTGATCATTCTGATGCAGCTGCAGATGAGTTAAGAGAGGTCATCAAAGATGATATTTGGCCAAATCCATTACAGTACTACTTGGTTCCTGACGTGGATGATGAGGAATGggaagaagaagatgatgatgatgttaaaGAAGAAGAAGGATTGGAAGATATTGATGAAGAAAGGGATGAGGataaagatgaagaagatgaagattgtgaggaggaggagaaaggagaggaagatgaaGGAGAAGATGACTAA